A genome region from Hevea brasiliensis isolate MT/VB/25A 57/8 chromosome 9, ASM3005281v1, whole genome shotgun sequence includes the following:
- the LOC110640230 gene encoding laccase-4 isoform X2: protein MHGIRQLRTGWADGPAYITQCPIQPGQSFVYNFTITGQRGTLWWHAHILWLRATVHGAIVILPKRGVPYPFPTPHKEEIIILGEWWKSDVEAVINEAMKSGLAPNVSDAHTINGHPGPVPACPSQGGFNLPVHSGKTYMLRIINAALNEELFFKIAGHQLTVVEVDATYVKPFKTETVLITPGQTTNVLLTADRSSGKYLVAASPFMDAPIAVDNVTASATLHYSGTLSSVATTLTAPPPQNATPVATNFSDALRSLNSKNYPARVPLKIDHSLFFSIGLGVNPCATCVNGSGVVADINNVTFVMPKISLLQAHFFNISGVFTDDFPGNPPMPYNYTGTQPTNFQTMKGTKLYRLAYNSTVQLVLQDTGMIAPENHPIHLHGFNFFQVGRGIGNFNPKKDPKNFNLVDPVERNTIGVPSGGWTAIRFRADNPGVWFMHCHLEVHTTWGLKMAFVVDNGKGHNESLLPPPPDLPKC from the exons AT gcATGGGATTAGACAACTGAGGACTGGTTGGGCAGATGGTCCAGCGTACATAACACAGTGCCCTATCCAGCCAGGGCAGAGCTTTGTGTACAATTTCACCATTACTGGCCAAAGAGGCACCCTGTGGTGGCATGCACATATCCTCTGGCTGAGAGCCACTGTCCATGGTGCTATCGTTATCTTGCCCAAGCGTGGTGTCCCTTATCCATTTCCCACACCCCATAAGGAAGAGATCATTATATTAG GTGAATGGTGGAAATCAGATGTTGAAGCTGTGATCAATGAAGCTATGAAGTCTGGGTTGGCACCAAATGTCTCTGATGCTCACACCATCAATGGCCATCCAGGACCTGTCCCAGCCTGCCCTTCACAAG GAGGATTCAACTTACCAGTACATTCCGGCAAGACCTACATGCTTCGGATCATTAACGCTGCACTTAATGAAGAGCTTTTCTTCAAGATTGCTGGCCACCAACTCACAGTTGTCGAGGTTGATGCCACCTATGTTAAGCCCTTCAAAACTGAAACAGTCCTTATAACCCCAGGCCAAACCACAAACGTTCTTTTAACTGCAGACCGCAGCTCCGGCAAGTACCTGGTTGCAGCCTCTCCTTTCATGGACGCCCCCATTGCCGTAGACAACGTAACCGCCAGTGCCACCTTACATTATTCAGGTACCCTTTCTAGTGTCGCCACCACCCTCACCGCCCCGCCACCACAAAACGCCACCCCAGTAGCAACAAACTTCAGTGATGCTTTGCGTAGCCTGAACTCGAAAAATTACCCTGCCAGAGTACCTTTGAAAATCGATCATTCCCTTTTCTTCAGTATTGGGCTTGGAGTGAACCCTTGCGCTACTTGTGTTAATGGCAGCGGAGTTGTGGCAGATATCAATAACGTAACCTTCGTTATGCCAAAGATTTCTCTACTGCAAGCCCATTTCTTCAATATTAGTGGAGTTTTTACTGACGATTTCCCTGGTAACCCACCGATGCCATACAACTATACGGGGACACAACCAACCAACTTTCAGACCATGAAAGGAACAAAGCTTTATAGACTTGCTTATAACTCTACGGTGCAGTTAGTTTTGCAAGATACTGGGATGATTGCCCCTGAAAACCACCCAATCCATTTGCATGGCTTCAATTTCTTTCAAGTTGGGAGAGGAATAGGTAATTTCAATCCAAAGAAAGACCCAAAGAACTTCAATCTTGTTGATCCTGTTGAGAGGAACACTATTGGAGTCCCTTCTGGTGGATGGACTGCTATAAGATTTAGAGCTGATAATCCAG GAGTGTGGTTCATGCATTGCCATTTGGAAGTTCACACAACGTGGGGATTGAAGATGGCATTTGTTGTGGACAATGGAAAAGGCCACAATGAATCTCTTCTACCACCTCCTCCTGATCTACCCAAGTGTTAG
- the LOC110640230 gene encoding laccase-4 isoform X1, giving the protein MKIALWIRLLVLMACLQLFPTPVECMVRHYKFNVVTKKTSKLCSSKPIVTVNGKFPGPTLVAREDDTVLVKVVNHVKYNVSIHWHGIRQLRTGWADGPAYITQCPIQPGQSFVYNFTITGQRGTLWWHAHILWLRATVHGAIVILPKRGVPYPFPTPHKEEIIILGEWWKSDVEAVINEAMKSGLAPNVSDAHTINGHPGPVPACPSQGGFNLPVHSGKTYMLRIINAALNEELFFKIAGHQLTVVEVDATYVKPFKTETVLITPGQTTNVLLTADRSSGKYLVAASPFMDAPIAVDNVTASATLHYSGTLSSVATTLTAPPPQNATPVATNFSDALRSLNSKNYPARVPLKIDHSLFFSIGLGVNPCATCVNGSGVVADINNVTFVMPKISLLQAHFFNISGVFTDDFPGNPPMPYNYTGTQPTNFQTMKGTKLYRLAYNSTVQLVLQDTGMIAPENHPIHLHGFNFFQVGRGIGNFNPKKDPKNFNLVDPVERNTIGVPSGGWTAIRFRADNPGVWFMHCHLEVHTTWGLKMAFVVDNGKGHNESLLPPPPDLPKC; this is encoded by the exons ATGAAGATAGCACTATGGATTAGGCTCCTAGTTCTGATGGCTTGCCTGCAGCTGTTTCCGACGCCAGTGGAGTGCATGGTTAGGCACTACAAGTTCAAT GTGGTGACGAAAAAAACAAGTAAATTGTGTTCAAGTAAGCCAATTGTTACCGTGAATGGGAAGTTCCCTGGACCCACTTTAGTTGCTAGAGAGGATGACACTGTGCTTGTGAAGGTTGTCAACCATGTCAAATACAATGTTAGCATCCATTG gcATGGGATTAGACAACTGAGGACTGGTTGGGCAGATGGTCCAGCGTACATAACACAGTGCCCTATCCAGCCAGGGCAGAGCTTTGTGTACAATTTCACCATTACTGGCCAAAGAGGCACCCTGTGGTGGCATGCACATATCCTCTGGCTGAGAGCCACTGTCCATGGTGCTATCGTTATCTTGCCCAAGCGTGGTGTCCCTTATCCATTTCCCACACCCCATAAGGAAGAGATCATTATATTAG GTGAATGGTGGAAATCAGATGTTGAAGCTGTGATCAATGAAGCTATGAAGTCTGGGTTGGCACCAAATGTCTCTGATGCTCACACCATCAATGGCCATCCAGGACCTGTCCCAGCCTGCCCTTCACAAG GAGGATTCAACTTACCAGTACATTCCGGCAAGACCTACATGCTTCGGATCATTAACGCTGCACTTAATGAAGAGCTTTTCTTCAAGATTGCTGGCCACCAACTCACAGTTGTCGAGGTTGATGCCACCTATGTTAAGCCCTTCAAAACTGAAACAGTCCTTATAACCCCAGGCCAAACCACAAACGTTCTTTTAACTGCAGACCGCAGCTCCGGCAAGTACCTGGTTGCAGCCTCTCCTTTCATGGACGCCCCCATTGCCGTAGACAACGTAACCGCCAGTGCCACCTTACATTATTCAGGTACCCTTTCTAGTGTCGCCACCACCCTCACCGCCCCGCCACCACAAAACGCCACCCCAGTAGCAACAAACTTCAGTGATGCTTTGCGTAGCCTGAACTCGAAAAATTACCCTGCCAGAGTACCTTTGAAAATCGATCATTCCCTTTTCTTCAGTATTGGGCTTGGAGTGAACCCTTGCGCTACTTGTGTTAATGGCAGCGGAGTTGTGGCAGATATCAATAACGTAACCTTCGTTATGCCAAAGATTTCTCTACTGCAAGCCCATTTCTTCAATATTAGTGGAGTTTTTACTGACGATTTCCCTGGTAACCCACCGATGCCATACAACTATACGGGGACACAACCAACCAACTTTCAGACCATGAAAGGAACAAAGCTTTATAGACTTGCTTATAACTCTACGGTGCAGTTAGTTTTGCAAGATACTGGGATGATTGCCCCTGAAAACCACCCAATCCATTTGCATGGCTTCAATTTCTTTCAAGTTGGGAGAGGAATAGGTAATTTCAATCCAAAGAAAGACCCAAAGAACTTCAATCTTGTTGATCCTGTTGAGAGGAACACTATTGGAGTCCCTTCTGGTGGATGGACTGCTATAAGATTTAGAGCTGATAATCCAG GAGTGTGGTTCATGCATTGCCATTTGGAAGTTCACACAACGTGGGGATTGAAGATGGCATTTGTTGTGGACAATGGAAAAGGCCACAATGAATCTCTTCTACCACCTCCTCCTGATCTACCCAAGTGTTAG
- the LOC131183365 gene encoding phosphatidylinositol N-acetylglucosaminyltransferase subunit P-like, with protein sequence MEDHYYVSSPRRILSFSERRRATLYFQDPDDKASGVGASGDHGLKTSKIYGFVGSVTTILATVIFLVWAYIPELCLHSIGVFYYPNRHWALTIPTYAKVTVVLALALYVGLKFLSTPPPTSLSTIFDEFSREPADSDPLSKQVDQPIETISDIGINKINVLMLNNIK encoded by the exons ATGGAAGATCACTATTATGTTAGTAGTCCTAGAAGAATCCTAAGTTTTTCAGAGAGGAGAAGGGCAACTTTATACTTTCAAGACCCTGATGACAAAGCATCCGGCGTCGGAGCGTCTGGAGATCATGGACTAAAAACTTCGAAAATTTATGGTTTTGTGGGGTCCGTTACAACTATTTTGGCTACAG TTATTTTCTTGGTATGGGCATACATTCCTGAACTTTGTTTGCACTCAATTGGGGTCTTTTACTATCCCAATAG GCACTGGGCATTGACCATTCCAACTTATGCCAAAGTTACAGTAGTACTAGCTCTTGCATTATACGTTGGCCTCAAGTTCTTGTCAACCCCTCCCCCAACTTCCTTGTCCACAATTTTTG ATGAATTCAGCAGGGAACCTGCAGACTCTGATCCTTTGTCTAAGCAAGTTGATCAGCCCATTGAAACCATATCTGATATTGGTATTAATAAAATAAACGTTCTCATGTTAAACAATATAAAATGA